A genomic window from Ursus arctos isolate Adak ecotype North America unplaced genomic scaffold, UrsArc2.0 scaffold_25, whole genome shotgun sequence includes:
- the GNPNAT1 gene encoding glucosamine 6-phosphate N-acetyltransferase: MKPDETPMFDPSLLKEVDWSQNTATFSPAISPTHPGEGLVLRPLCTADLNRGFFKVLGQLTETGVVNPEQFMKSFEHMKKSGDYYVTVVEDVTLGQIVATATLIVEHKFIHSCAKRGRVEDVVVSDECRGKQLGKLLLSTLTLLSKKLNCYKITLECLPQNVGFYKKFGYTVSEENYMCRRFLK; this comes from the exons ATGAAACCTGATGAAACTCCTATGTTTGACCCAAGTCTACTCAAAGAAGTGGACTGGAGCCAGAATACAGCTACATTTTCTCCAGCCATTTCCCCAACACATCCTGGAGAAGGTTTGGTTTTGAGGCCCCTCTGTACTGCTGACTTAAATAGAG GTTTTTTTAAGGTACTAGGTCAACTGACAGAGACTGGAGTTGTCAACCCTGAACAATTTATGA AATCTTTTGAGCACATGAAGAAATCTGGAGACTATTATGTTACAGTTGTGGAAGATGTGACTTTAGGACAAATTGTTGCTACAGCAACTCTGATAGTAGAGCATAAGTTCATCCATTCCTGTGCTAAG agagGAAGAGTAGAAGATGTTGTTGTTAGTGATGAATGCAGAGGAAAGCAGCTTGGCAAACT GTTATTATCAACCCTTACTTTGCTAAGCAAGAAACTGAACTGTTATAAGATAACCCTTGAATGTCTACCACAAAATGTTGGTTTCTATAAAAAGTTCGGATATACAGTATCTGAAGAAAACTACATGTGTCGGAGGTTTCtaaagtaa